TGGACCTGGCGCTGCCCATCACCGCGACGGGCGCGCAGGTGGAGGTGGATGTGGCCGCGTGCCCGGCGGTAGCCTTCCCGGAAAGCAACCTGCGCAGCATTATCTACAACCTGCTCAGCAACGCCATCAAGTACCAGCGCCCCGGCCTGCCCCCGCGCGTGGAGGTACGCAGCCGAATGGAAAACGGGGGCTGCGTGCTGGAGGTGGAAGACAACGGCCTGGGGCTAAGCGCAGCCCAGCAGGCGCAACTCTTCGGCTTGTTTCAGCGCTTGCACGCGCACGTGGATGGCTCGGGCGTGGGCCTTTACATGGTGAAGAGAATGGTGGAGAACAGCGGAGGCCGCATTGCCGTGGAAAGCCAGCCCGGCGTGGGTAGTATATTCAGCGTCTATTTCAAGGGCTGAGGTTTGGTGCTTTTGCGGGCCGAATCAATCCGGCATGCATTCCTTATAGGCATTAAACGCCAACGCGCCTTTCCCTAAGAGGCAGGAATCGTGGTCGTAAACGCCAGGCCAAGGGCCTTGGCTGCATATAGGTACCAGTGCCAGCTGGAGTGCCGAAGGCTAGCGGGCCGGAAACTGGCGCTGATAGTGCAGCTTGAGAATGGTATCGACTTTCTCCTCGGTGAGGGGCTTGCTGACCAGGCCGGCAATGGGCAGGGCCTCGATGCGCCCCAGGTCCACGGAGCTCATGGAGGAAGTGTGCATGACGATGACCACAGCCTGCTGCTGGGCCGGGGGCAGCTGCTGGTAGGCTTCAACAAAGGCCAACCCATCCATGCCGGGCATTTTCACGTCGAGCAGTACCAGCACCGGACTGGTTGGGTTGGCCTGCTGGCTGAGTTGCTCCAGGGCGGCAAAAGCAGCCACGCCATCGGTAGCGGCCAGGTATTGGTCGGCGACGCCGAGCTGCTGGAGCAGGCGTTCATTGAGGTCATTGGTGAGCGGGTCGTCGTCGACGAGCAGCACACTGGAAAGCTTGAGCATGAAAAGCGGGACTTGGGCGGCAGATGCAGTTGGGGAAGCCCAAAAGGCCGCCCCTGCTGGTCGTAAAGATAAGGCAAGGCTGGCTAAGGGAGTTCGACAAAGAAGGTGGTACCATCTTTCTCCTTGCTCTCCAGCCAGATATGGCCGCCGTGCAGCTCCACAATCTGCCGGGCAATGAACAGGCCCAGGCCGGTGGTGACTTCTCCCTGCAGGCCGGCGCGGCGGGTGGGGTTAAACTTTTCGAAGAGGTTGGCGTGCAGCTTGCCGGGGATGCCAATGCCGGTATCCTGGACGGTGATGCGCGCCTTCCCGCCTTCTTCCCGCAGGCCGATGGTGATTTTACCCCCGGCCGGCGTGAACTTAATGGCATTGCTGAGCAGATTGTCCAGCACCCGACCAAACTTCTCCGGCTGGATGGGCGCATATTGGGGTTCGTCCGGCAGGTCCAGGGCCAGGGCCACACCTTTTTCCTGGGCGGCCAGGCGGTGTACCGCCAGGTGCTGGGTCAGGTAGGCGTTCAGGTCGGTGGGGTTCTTCTGCAGGCCGTGCTCGTCCAGGTCGCCGATGTAGAGAATATCCTCCAGCAAGGTATTCGCATGGGTACAGGCATGCTGGATAAGGGACAGGTAATGCACCATTTCCGGGGGTGGGGGCGCCTCCCCGTTGCGGCTGATAAGCTCCCGCTGAAGCAGGTCGGCCAATAGCTCAATCTGCGCAATGGGATTCTTGATGTCGTGGGTGGCCAGCTGCAGAATGGTTTCCTGCGCATCATACACCCGCTTGAGGGAAGCTTCCAGGCCTTTGCGCCCGGAAACATCTTCCAGAATGGTATAGCCCAGCTCCCCACCCTCATCGGGGAAGAGCACCGAGGTGACCTGGCACCAGAAGCTGGTGCCATCGGCCCGGATCATACAGGTTTCCAGCGTGAAGTGGGGCATCTTATGCTGCCACAGCTGCTGCTGTAAGTGCTGCCAGTCTGCGCTGTACTGCGGGTGGGAAAACTCCCGGATTTTGCGGCCAATAAGCTCCTGGGGGTTGGTGAAGCCGAGCATGGCCACCACGGCCTGGTTGACCTGGCGGATGGTCAGGTCGGGGGTAATGATTTTCTGCCCCAGGGGGGAATTCTCAAAGACGGTGCGGAAGCGGGCCTGGCTTTGCTCATACCGGTCGTGGTGCGCCTGGTGCTGGGTAGCCGTGAGCTGTTGTTCGCGGAGCTGGCGGATTTCCTCGCGCAAAGCTAGGTTTTCTGCCGCCAGGGAATCACTGGGAGCCGTGTGGTCAGGAGCCTGGGGCATAAATGACAGGGAAAAATAGGGTATACGGGCACTAAGATAAAGGGTAGGCACATGGGTGACAGGTAAAGCATACGGGCTGATGTGCTTTGCCTGCCTCCAGGTTAGGTGGTGAGGAGTTGCCGCGCGGCCTCGGTGAGGCCGTAGAGGCGGGCTACCAGGGTATCGATTTGCTGTTCCAGAGTGGTGGTATCGGCGGTGGGCTGGGTGGCTTTGGCGGCCAGCACCTGCTCTACCAGGGTTTGTATTTCCTGTTTAGGAAATGTTGCAGTGCTGGAAGGGAAGCTTAAGCCATAATACCCTTTATTTACTTAACTATATCCTCTGCTATATCCTCTCTTTTATGCAAAAAAAATTATTCAACGCGGCGGGCAGGGTACATATGACCACGGAATATGATACCGTGAATAACTGGGTGTATAATAACTGGATAGGCCCGCAAGACCTGGCCAGTGTCATGGCCGGCAGCGAGGCCGGCTTAAAGCTGCTGCGGAAACATTCCTGCTCCTTGCTGCTCAATGACAATCGGCACACGGTTGAGCACTGGGACTATGCCGTGGAGTGGGTGGTGGCGCAGTGGCTGCCACGCGCTTTGGCCGCCGGGCTGACGCACTATGCCCAGGTCATTCGGGCGGAATCCCCGACTTCCCTTTCGGCAGACGTCTTGTACAGGGCTATTAGTGAACAGGTGGAGATGCGCGTGTTTATCAGCCTGGCGGAGGCTCAAGACTGGTTGCAAAAGGTGCGACGTAAGGGGTAAATGCTTTTATAGCTCCCTCCTGCCGATGAAAGTAATCTTAACCGCCCCTTCGGCCAAAACTGAATGACTCAGGTTTTCGGCTGGAGGAAGCGGAAAGGGCTTAAGATGGCAGTGGAATAGTGGGCAGGCGGAGCCACTCATAAGCAGAGGCCACATCCTCAAAAAGAGCCAGCTGCGGCAACGGGCCGGCCGCTGCTTCTATAGTGTTGATATAGGCCCGGCTGAAGATATCGGCGCTTTGCACCCAGGCAACACTTTCGATACCCAGGTGCGCCGCCCGGGGCAGGTAGTTCTCGGCTACCCACCGGGCCAATTCCCAGCTGGATTGGGTAACCAGCGTGTTATCATTAAGGACTTTCCGGACGCCGGTTTGCTGAATAAAGCCCAGCACCTGCGCACACGCTGCCTGCACGGGGGCCATAGCAAGGGGGCCTTTCCAGGCCATGTAGAGCCAGGCGTGCTCCTCATCAAGCTGCACATCGAGCAGGGCGGATTGCAGTAAATAGGTAACGGCCATGAG
The Hymenobacter sp. DG25B genome window above contains:
- a CDS encoding response regulator encodes the protein MLKLSSVLLVDDDPLTNDLNERLLQQLGVADQYLAATDGVAAFAALEQLSQQANPTSPVLVLLDVKMPGMDGLAFVEAYQQLPPAQQQAVVIVMHTSSMSSVDLGRIEALPIAGLVSKPLTEEKVDTILKLHYQRQFPAR
- a CDS encoding PAS domain-containing sensor histidine kinase, with amino-acid sequence MPQAPDHTAPSDSLAAENLALREEIRQLREQQLTATQHQAHHDRYEQSQARFRTVFENSPLGQKIITPDLTIRQVNQAVVAMLGFTNPQELIGRKIREFSHPQYSADWQHLQQQLWQHKMPHFTLETCMIRADGTSFWCQVTSVLFPDEGGELGYTILEDVSGRKGLEASLKRVYDAQETILQLATHDIKNPIAQIELLADLLQRELISRNGEAPPPPEMVHYLSLIQHACTHANTLLEDILYIGDLDEHGLQKNPTDLNAYLTQHLAVHRLAAQEKGVALALDLPDEPQYAPIQPEKFGRVLDNLLSNAIKFTPAGGKITIGLREEGGKARITVQDTGIGIPGKLHANLFEKFNPTRRAGLQGEVTTGLGLFIARQIVELHGGHIWLESKEKDGTTFFVELP